In one window of uncultured Fusobacterium sp. DNA:
- the pcp gene encoding pyroglutamyl-peptidase I, with protein sequence MKVLITGFDPFGGEKINPAWEAVKALPDNIDGIEVVKLQIPTVFKKSAKKLFENIDSVKPDVVICVGQAGGRYEFSVERVAINVDDGRIPDNDGYQPVDSPVFEDGENAYFSTLPIKAIVEEVKKVGIPSAVSNTAGTYVCNHIMYSLLYYLNKNNLNIKGGFIHVPFIPEQVIEKKNTPYMELTRITKALEISIKAIRDYEKDLVISGGKEF encoded by the coding sequence ATGAAAGTATTAATAACAGGATTTGATCCATTTGGAGGAGAAAAAATAAACCCAGCTTGGGAAGCAGTAAAAGCATTACCAGATAATATAGATGGGATAGAAGTAGTAAAATTACAAATACCAACTGTATTTAAAAAATCAGCAAAAAAACTTTTTGAAAATATAGATAGTGTGAAACCAGATGTAGTTATTTGTGTAGGACAAGCTGGAGGAAGATATGAATTTTCTGTGGAAAGAGTAGCAATTAATGTAGATGATGGAAGAATACCAGATAATGATGGATATCAACCAGTAGATTCACCTGTTTTTGAAGATGGAGAAAATGCTTATTTTTCTACTCTACCAATAAAAGCTATAGTTGAAGAGGTTAAAAAAGTTGGTATTCCATCAGCAGTATCAAATACCGCAGGAACATATGTATGTAATCATATTATGTATTCACTACTTTACTATTTAAATAAAAATAATTTAAATATAAAAGGAGGATTTATCCATGTTCCTTTTATACCTGAACAAGTTATTGAGAAGAAAAATACTCCATATATGGAATTAACTAGAATAACTAAAGCGTTAGAAATTTCTATAAAAGCTATTAGAGATTACGAAAAAGATCTTGTTATATCAGGTGGAAAAGAGTTCTAA
- a CDS encoding DUF979 domain-containing protein has translation MINTILEMMYIFCGIVLIVCGIYAFYDKGNSKKIGSALFWILFGILFMAGPYLNKALVGAILLVMGVLTATKNVKAGSLINSSEEFRKARAKEIGNKIFIPAISVGVGAFAVAQFTTLGGLVGLGIGALIALILTIIVTKEKPKYIPYDSSRLLQQMGPTVILPQLLGALGAVFAKAGVGEVIATMMGGVIPEGSRLFGVIGYCVGMAIFTMIMGNAFAAFAVITAGVGVPFVIGLGANPALVGALGLTAGYCGTLMTPMAANFNIVPASILEMKDKNGVIKAQIPQALILLVLHIVVMYFFAF, from the coding sequence ATGATAAATACTATACTAGAAATGATGTATATATTCTGTGGAATTGTTTTAATAGTATGTGGAATATATGCTTTTTATGATAAAGGAAATAGCAAAAAAATAGGAAGTGCTTTATTTTGGATACTATTTGGAATTTTATTTATGGCAGGACCATATTTGAATAAAGCTCTAGTAGGGGCAATACTATTAGTAATGGGAGTACTAACAGCTACTAAAAATGTAAAAGCAGGATCATTGATTAATAGTTCAGAGGAATTTAGAAAAGCAAGAGCAAAAGAGATAGGAAATAAGATTTTTATACCAGCTATTTCAGTTGGAGTAGGTGCCTTTGCAGTAGCTCAATTTACTACATTAGGAGGGCTTGTAGGATTAGGTATAGGAGCATTAATAGCACTTATTTTAACAATAATTGTAACTAAAGAAAAACCTAAATATATTCCTTATGATTCAAGTAGATTATTACAACAAATGGGACCAACAGTTATTTTACCACAACTTTTGGGAGCATTAGGAGCGGTGTTTGCTAAAGCGGGAGTAGGAGAGGTAATTGCTACTATGATGGGAGGAGTTATTCCAGAAGGAAGTAGACTTTTTGGAGTGATTGGTTACTGTGTAGGTATGGCTATATTTACAATGATAATGGGAAATGCCTTTGCAGCTTTTGCAGTAATAACAGCAGGAGTAGGAGTTCCGTTTGTTATAGGACTTGGAGCAAATCCAGCATTAGTAGGAGCTTTGGGATTAACAGCTGGTTATTGTGGAACTTTAATGACACCTATGGCAGCAAACTTTAACATTGTTCCAGCATCTATATTAGAGATGAAAGATAAAAATGGAGTAATTAAGGCACAGATACCACAGGCATTGATATTATTAGTATTACATATAGTAGTAATGTATTTCTTTGCTTTTTAG
- a CDS encoding DUF969 domain-containing protein has protein sequence MIIKLIGVLIIIIGFMLKLDTIAVVLVAGLATGLVAGMGFVEILEVLGGAFVSTRYMTLLLLTLAVVGILERNGLRERAEICISKLKSATCGKVLSLYVVIRTVAAILSLRMGGHVQFIRPLIYPMAKGAAEKEGKLTVELDEELKGHVNAVENYGNFYGQNGFIASSGVLLIVGTLKELGVLDVDVYSVSKASLIMAVLSVVVCIIRNYMFDMKIKRSR, from the coding sequence ATGATTATAAAATTAATAGGAGTGTTAATTATTATAATTGGTTTTATGTTAAAACTTGATACTATAGCAGTTGTTTTAGTAGCAGGATTAGCTACAGGACTTGTGGCTGGTATGGGATTTGTTGAGATTTTAGAAGTTTTGGGAGGAGCATTTGTTTCAACAAGATATATGACTCTTCTACTTTTAACTTTAGCAGTAGTAGGAATACTTGAAAGAAATGGATTAAGAGAGAGAGCAGAGATATGTATATCAAAACTAAAAAGTGCTACTTGTGGAAAAGTATTAAGTTTATATGTAGTTATTAGAACAGTAGCAGCTATTTTATCTTTAAGAATGGGAGGACATGTTCAATTTATAAGACCATTGATTTATCCTATGGCTAAGGGAGCAGCAGAGAAAGAGGGAAAACTTACTGTAGAGTTAGATGAAGAGTTAAAAGGACATGTTAATGCAGTAGAAAACTATGGAAACTTCTATGGACAAAATGGGTTTATAGCATCATCAGGAGTTTTATTAATAGTAGGAACTTTAAAAGAATTAGGAGTTTTAGATGTAGATGTTTATTCAGTATCAAAAGCTAGCTTGATAATGGCAGTTTTATCAGTTGTTGTTTGTATAATTAGAAACTATATGTTTGATATGAAAATTAAAAGAAGCAGATAG
- a CDS encoding TolC family protein: protein MKKFFFTFIFLAFIGCSPIPKIKTENIIEPNSIQTNIPNNRTLIFSCKEWWKIYKDPILDKLVNFALEENEDLKIAKLNISKSDEAIKLADSALGVSIDSSSNLKREKLGKNGMTPPPFGGKIITIGSLGLQGDYNIDIFSKLHSLADEQKYRCEAIKLNSDWIELNITNRVAKLYFYWNYLQQEKKILLSQKDILTEIVSFNKKNVQIGNGINSDIWQSENELRNIDSALKDNRLNIQLTLNNLNILTGNKHNKEIAELLNGKYSMADIILKEKVAIPATISSDIIINRPDIKYYIMLIKGQEKHLESEKANFYPQFSLTGQIGFEGITMDKILKRDSLLGFISPSIYLPIFHSGAITSKYKMAGDDLNIFIEEYNNAIITALNNIESELYKTKISCENLKTSDINLSVQTQILKENRERLTIGSISKLDYLLKELDWNNYKLSNKKELFNFSTQQLTLLNSLGGAYKIEK, encoded by the coding sequence GTGAAAAAATTCTTTTTTACTTTTATATTTTTAGCTTTTATAGGATGTTCACCTATTCCAAAAATAAAAACTGAAAATATAATAGAACCTAATAGTATTCAAACTAATATTCCTAATAATAGGACTTTGATTTTTTCTTGCAAAGAGTGGTGGAAAATCTATAAAGATCCTATTCTAGACAAGTTAGTTAACTTTGCTTTAGAGGAAAATGAAGATCTGAAAATAGCTAAACTTAATATTTCTAAATCTGATGAGGCTATTAAATTAGCAGATTCAGCTCTGGGGGTATCAATAGATAGCTCTAGCAACTTAAAAAGAGAGAAATTAGGTAAAAATGGAATGACTCCACCACCATTTGGCGGAAAAATAATTACCATTGGCTCTCTAGGTTTACAAGGTGATTATAATATTGATATTTTTAGTAAACTGCATTCTCTAGCTGATGAACAAAAATATAGATGTGAAGCTATAAAATTAAACTCTGATTGGATTGAGTTAAATATAACTAACAGAGTAGCAAAGCTATATTTTTATTGGAATTATCTTCAACAAGAGAAGAAAATTTTACTTTCTCAAAAAGATATTCTTACTGAGATTGTATCTTTTAACAAAAAAAATGTACAGATTGGTAATGGCATCAATAGTGATATTTGGCAATCTGAAAATGAATTACGTAATATAGATTCAGCTTTAAAAGATAATAGATTAAATATTCAGCTAACTTTAAATAACTTAAATATTTTAACTGGGAATAAACATAATAAAGAGATAGCTGAACTTTTAAATGGCAAATATTCAATGGCAGATATAATTTTAAAAGAAAAAGTTGCTATTCCAGCTACTATATCTTCAGATATAATTATCAACCGTCCAGATATTAAATATTATATTATGCTTATTAAAGGACAAGAGAAACATCTTGAATCTGAAAAAGCTAATTTCTATCCTCAATTTTCACTTACAGGACAGATAGGTTTTGAAGGTATAACTATGGATAAAATTTTAAAAAGAGATTCTCTTTTAGGTTTCATAAGTCCAAGTATATATCTTCCAATTTTTCATTCAGGAGCTATTACAAGCAAATATAAAATGGCTGGAGATGACTTAAATATCTTTATAGAAGAATACAACAATGCTATTATTACAGCTTTAAATAATATTGAAAGTGAATTATACAAAACAAAAATCAGTTGTGAAAACTTAAAAACTTCAGATATAAATCTATCTGTGCAAACGCAAATATTAAAAGAGAATAGAGAACGTCTAACTATAGGTAGCATCTCTAAATTAGATTATCTTTTAAAAGAACTAGATTGGAATAATTATAAATTATCAAATAAAAAAGAGTTATTTAACTTTAGTACTCAACAATTAACTCTTTTAAACTCTTTAGGTGGAGCTTATAAAATAGAAAAATAA
- a CDS encoding HlyD family efflux transporter periplasmic adaptor subunit: MEEIKKEEIKKPENINENNETKNSNKKIALKKILTFIICLIVIGVLFILYWALYGRTIEDTDDAYVNGSQNIITSQVNGTINKLMIEDTQYVNKGDLLATVDDIDYKLALENATASLGKAIRYYSALNSQVTQLQKDVIAKENTLKKAKTDYQITKSSYEAGLASKHEFLTAKDNLNIAIASLEQSNSALDNAITQVSSTSIMTHPDVQQAITAYKKAYVDLERTKIYAPVSGIVAKKAIFLGQEVAPSQELLTIINLENTWADVNLKETQMKNVKIGNKVILVSDVNKKKYSGYVQGISAGTGSSLSLLPAQNATGNWIKIVQRVPVRVHIDNDSIKENGIIPIGSSMKATVYLEKNSDKIVPFQEKTSSLYSIDEATIDEQVNNIIKNNIQ; this comes from the coding sequence ATGGAAGAGATAAAAAAAGAAGAGATTAAAAAACCTGAAAATATTAATGAAAATAATGAAACAAAAAATTCAAACAAAAAAATAGCTTTAAAAAAAATACTTACTTTTATAATTTGCTTAATTGTTATAGGAGTTCTTTTTATACTTTATTGGGCACTATATGGAAGAACTATTGAGGATACTGATGATGCCTATGTAAATGGTTCGCAAAATATTATCACTTCACAAGTTAATGGTACAATTAATAAACTTATGATTGAAGATACTCAATATGTCAATAAGGGAGATTTGTTAGCTACTGTTGATGATATTGATTATAAATTAGCACTAGAAAATGCCACTGCATCTCTAGGAAAAGCTATACGTTATTATTCAGCTCTTAACTCTCAAGTTACTCAACTTCAAAAAGATGTAATTGCTAAAGAAAACACATTGAAAAAGGCAAAAACAGATTATCAAATAACAAAAAGTTCTTATGAAGCTGGACTTGCTAGCAAACATGAGTTTCTTACTGCTAAGGATAATTTAAATATAGCTATTGCTTCTTTAGAACAAAGTAATTCTGCTTTAGATAATGCTATAACTCAAGTTAGTAGTACATCTATCATGACTCATCCTGATGTTCAACAAGCTATTACTGCATATAAAAAAGCATATGTAGATTTAGAAAGAACTAAAATTTATGCTCCAGTTTCTGGAATTGTAGCTAAAAAAGCTATATTTTTAGGTCAAGAAGTTGCTCCTTCTCAAGAGCTTCTAACAATAATAAATCTTGAAAATACTTGGGCTGATGTAAACTTAAAAGAAACTCAAATGAAAAATGTTAAAATTGGGAATAAAGTTATTCTTGTAAGTGATGTTAACAAGAAAAAGTATAGTGGTTACGTTCAAGGAATATCAGCTGGAACAGGTAGTTCTCTATCTCTTTTACCAGCACAAAATGCCACTGGTAACTGGATAAAGATTGTTCAAAGAGTTCCTGTGAGAGTTCACATTGATAATGATAGTATAAAAGAAAATGGAATTATTCCTATTGGAAGCTCTATGAAAGCTACTGTATATTTAGAAAAAAATAGTGACAAAATAGTTCCTTTTCAAGAAAAAACTTCGTCTCTATACTCTATTGATGAAGCAACAATAGATGAACAGGTTAATAATATTATAAAAAATAATATCCAATAA
- a CDS encoding DHA2 family efflux MFS transporter permease subunit, producing the protein MSIPFEVISATLALSIGSFMNVLDSTIVNVSLTHIAGDFAVAPTQGTWVITSYAVSEAIFLPLIGWLTKRFGIVRQYTLATLFFTGASVLCGISFSFGFLLFARVLQGVVGASMIPLSQTLMLSFYPKEKKAMALGIWSMTIVLAPVLGPVIGGWITDSFSWRWCFYINVPFGILSTYIVHSIFRKKGYKDKIEKVPVDKWGLIFLAIGISALQIMLDKGNDLDWFQSPFIISLALIAFIFLTILVIWEWYHPTPVVNVKLFLNKNFSIGALSITVASIAFFASVVVIPLWLQNYMGYTALDSGIATSTLGLSILFTAPILGSILNNLDARKVVVFGFVLFSITAILTGNYPPDITASYIAGSRFLTGIGLGIFFIPLNTITLSDIPPEELAGASGLYNFTRNIGNSFGTSLAINYWNNRISMHHQDIVSAINVGNPNFQSYINHFSFPLHMKLEMINELITQQSALMGVNDIIIGSGIMILLLIPLIFLARRPIVK; encoded by the coding sequence ATGAGTATTCCTTTTGAAGTTATATCTGCTACACTAGCACTATCAATAGGTTCCTTTATGAATGTTTTAGATAGTACTATTGTAAATGTATCTTTAACCCATATAGCTGGAGATTTCGCTGTTGCTCCTACCCAAGGTACTTGGGTTATTACATCATATGCAGTTTCTGAAGCTATATTTTTGCCTTTAATTGGTTGGTTAACTAAACGATTTGGTATTGTAAGGCAATATACCCTTGCCACTCTTTTCTTCACTGGAGCAAGTGTTCTATGTGGTATCAGTTTTTCCTTTGGTTTTCTACTTTTTGCTAGAGTTCTTCAAGGGGTAGTAGGAGCTAGTATGATTCCTCTATCACAGACACTTATGTTAAGCTTCTATCCAAAAGAAAAAAAAGCTATGGCTCTAGGTATATGGTCTATGACAATTGTTCTTGCTCCTGTTCTTGGACCTGTAATAGGTGGTTGGATAACAGATTCATTTTCTTGGAGATGGTGTTTCTATATAAATGTTCCCTTTGGTATTTTATCTACATATATTGTTCACTCTATTTTTAGAAAAAAAGGTTACAAAGATAAGATAGAAAAAGTTCCTGTTGATAAATGGGGACTTATCTTTTTAGCTATTGGAATCTCTGCTCTACAAATAATGTTAGACAAAGGAAACGATTTAGATTGGTTCCAAAGTCCATTTATTATAAGTTTAGCATTGATTGCCTTTATATTTTTAACTATATTAGTTATTTGGGAGTGGTATCACCCTACTCCAGTAGTAAATGTTAAACTCTTTCTAAATAAAAATTTTAGTATAGGAGCATTGAGTATAACAGTAGCTTCTATTGCTTTTTTTGCCTCAGTTGTTGTTATTCCCCTATGGCTACAAAACTATATGGGGTACACAGCTTTAGATAGTGGTATAGCTACCTCTACATTGGGGCTTTCTATTCTTTTTACCGCTCCTATTTTAGGAAGTATTTTAAATAATCTAGATGCTAGAAAAGTTGTTGTATTTGGTTTTGTACTTTTTAGTATCACAGCTATTTTAACTGGAAACTACCCACCAGATATAACAGCAAGTTACATTGCTGGATCTCGTTTTTTGACAGGAATAGGGTTGGGAATTTTCTTTATTCCCCTAAATACAATTACCCTTTCAGATATTCCTCCAGAAGAGTTGGCAGGGGCATCTGGACTATATAATTTTACTAGAAATATAGGAAATAGTTTTGGCACATCTCTTGCAATAAACTACTGGAACAATAGAATCTCTATGCACCATCAAGATATTGTTTCAGCTATCAATGTTGGAAACCCTAACTTTCAAAGTTATATCAATCATTTTTCATTTCCTCTACATATGAAATTAGAGATGATAAATGAACTTATAACTCAACAATCTGCATTAATGGGGGTAAATGATATTATTATTGGTAGTGGAATTATGATTCTTTTACTTATTCCTCTTATATTTTTAGCAAGAAGACCTATTGTAAAATAG
- a CDS encoding Cof-type HAD-IIB family hydrolase, with translation MKYKMIVTDLDDTLLNSEKKISPIDLQAIMKAQETGVKFILCSGRPTFAMRDLAKEIEAEKFDEYILSFNGSIITNCKTNENIFEASLEKEDLHLMYDFSKKYNTHILTYINDEIISETESEYIDVEVDLTKMNHRVVKSFKEYVDRGAVKCMLLAEPSYLKKVEVELKKEYGDKYSIAISKPFFLEVTKLGIDKGVAVKKLAEKLNIPIEEVIAVGDSFNDLPMLKAAGTSVAVENAQPEIKEQVDFIVKSNNDGGIADLIEKFVFYHSNN, from the coding sequence ATGAAATATAAGATGATTGTTACAGATTTAGACGATACTCTTCTAAACTCTGAGAAAAAAATATCACCTATTGATTTACAAGCTATTATGAAAGCTCAAGAAACTGGAGTAAAATTTATTCTTTGTTCTGGAAGACCTACTTTTGCTATGAGAGATCTTGCAAAGGAGATTGAAGCTGAAAAATTTGATGAATATATTTTATCTTTCAATGGTTCTATTATCACTAATTGTAAAACTAATGAAAATATCTTTGAAGCCTCTCTTGAAAAAGAGGATCTACATTTGATGTATGACTTTAGTAAAAAATATAATACTCATATTTTAACTTATATCAATGATGAGATTATCTCTGAAACTGAAAGTGAATATATAGATGTGGAAGTTGATTTAACTAAGATGAATCATAGAGTAGTAAAAAGTTTTAAAGAATATGTAGATAGAGGGGCTGTTAAATGTATGCTTTTAGCTGAACCTAGCTATCTAAAAAAAGTTGAAGTTGAATTAAAAAAAGAGTATGGGGATAAATATAGTATTGCTATTTCTAAACCTTTCTTCCTTGAAGTAACTAAACTTGGGATTGATAAAGGAGTGGCTGTTAAAAAACTAGCTGAAAAACTTAATATTCCTATTGAAGAGGTTATAGCTGTTGGTGATTCTTTTAATGATCTTCCTATGTTAAAAGCTGCTGGAACTTCTGTAGCTGTTGAAAATGCTCAACCTGAAATAAAAGAACAAGTTGATTTTATTGTAAAATCTAATAACGATGGTGGAATTGCTGATTTAATAGAAAAATTTGTATTTTATCATTCTAATAATTAA
- a CDS encoding M20/M25/M40 family metallo-hydrolase — MINRERIINNFIEMVKIYSPSKKEGKFANYLIDILKNLGGEIYLDNGYTKYNGDASTIFAKFKGDLAGEGVTLCAHMDVIEPCENISPIIENGIIKTDGTTTLGGDDKGGVASIIEVLRVLKENNLSHQDIYVLLTPGEESGMLGAKSIEWKDVPSNIRPATNMIVLDNAGRAGIIAHSAPCQYNFTFTFRGKKAHAGIEPEKGINAISMAAAAIAQMKIGRINELTTSNIGSITSQFPTNVVPDYCSFHGEVRSHSEETLENIIDEYENIAKNVADKFNGEYTLELSYNYPILRPKDDLKFGKEFAKVYEEIGVESELKVIGGGSDSNILAKEGFNSIIVGVGMYKVHTVEEYLVINDLLKTTEAILNYIIKYLK, encoded by the coding sequence ATGATTAATAGAGAAAGAATTATTAATAATTTTATTGAAATGGTAAAAATTTATTCTCCATCTAAAAAAGAGGGAAAGTTTGCTAATTATTTGATAGATATTCTAAAAAATCTTGGTGGAGAGATCTATCTTGATAATGGCTATACAAAATATAATGGTGATGCTTCTACAATTTTTGCTAAATTTAAAGGTGATTTAGCAGGTGAGGGTGTAACTTTATGTGCACATATGGACGTTATAGAACCATGTGAAAATATCTCTCCTATAATAGAAAATGGTATTATAAAAACAGATGGAACTACTACTCTTGGAGGAGATGATAAAGGTGGAGTTGCATCTATTATTGAAGTTCTTAGAGTTTTAAAAGAGAATAATCTTTCTCATCAAGATATATATGTTCTTTTAACTCCTGGAGAAGAATCAGGAATGCTTGGGGCAAAAAGTATTGAATGGAAAGATGTGCCTTCAAATATAAGACCTGCTACTAATATGATAGTTCTTGATAATGCTGGAAGAGCTGGTATCATAGCTCATTCAGCTCCTTGCCAATATAATTTTACATTCACTTTTAGAGGTAAAAAAGCTCATGCTGGTATTGAGCCTGAAAAGGGAATCAATGCTATCTCCATGGCAGCTGCTGCTATTGCTCAAATGAAAATTGGACGTATTAATGAACTTACAACTTCAAATATCGGAAGTATAACTTCACAATTTCCTACAAATGTAGTTCCTGACTATTGTTCTTTTCATGGAGAGGTAAGAAGCCATTCAGAAGAAACTCTTGAAAATATAATTGATGAATATGAAAATATTGCTAAAAATGTAGCTGATAAATTTAATGGTGAGTATACTTTAGAACTTTCATACAACTATCCTATTCTAAGACCTAAAGATGATCTTAAATTCGGTAAAGAATTTGCTAAGGTATATGAAGAAATAGGAGTAGAAAGTGAATTAAAAGTTATTGGTGGAGGATCTGACAGTAATATTCTAGCTAAAGAGGGATTTAACTCAATTATTGTTGGGGTAGGAATGTACAAAGTACATACTGTTGAAGAATATTTAGTTATTAATGATCTTTTAAAAACTACTGAAGCAATTTTAAACTATATTATAAAATATCTAAAATAG
- a CDS encoding amidohydrolase — protein sequence MDKNQLKARVIKAIEENKDIIINIGRKIYNNPEFGYKELETTKSVIEFFKNELNIENIEENIAYTGCRARINEDKTGPKVAILGELDGISCAEHCDANSIGASHTCGHNIQIAGMLGVAVGLIKSGVFKELDGKIDFIATPAEEFIELAYRSKLKEEGKIKYFGGKQELIRKGAFDDIDMSLMFHALDTGDKKVLVGPVSNGFIGKEVKFIGKEAHAGSAPYEGINALNAAMLAINNVHAQRETFKEADRVRFHPIITKGGDIVNVVPADVRMEAYVRARTIESLIDANKKVNRALMAGAMAVGAEIEIKEIPGYLPILRHDSMEKVLRENINFIGIKDEEIIEGGDFTGSFDFGDVSHIIPTLHPMFGGITGALHTRNYSITDEEFAYLAPAKSLALTVVDLLFDNAKIGKEILNNFKPTMTKKEYLEFLQSNDKTIKM from the coding sequence TTGGATAAAAATCAATTAAAAGCAAGAGTTATAAAAGCTATTGAAGAGAACAAAGATATTATAATCAATATTGGAAGAAAAATTTATAACAATCCTGAATTTGGTTATAAAGAGCTTGAAACTACTAAATCTGTTATTGAATTTTTTAAAAATGAATTAAATATTGAGAATATTGAAGAAAATATAGCTTATACAGGTTGTCGTGCAAGAATAAATGAAGATAAAACTGGTCCTAAAGTTGCTATTTTAGGAGAACTTGATGGTATTTCTTGTGCTGAACATTGTGATGCTAACTCAATAGGAGCATCTCATACTTGTGGACATAATATTCAAATTGCTGGGATGTTAGGAGTAGCTGTTGGACTTATAAAATCAGGTGTCTTTAAAGAGCTTGATGGAAAAATTGATTTTATTGCTACCCCTGCTGAAGAATTTATTGAACTTGCTTATAGAAGTAAATTAAAAGAAGAGGGAAAAATTAAATATTTTGGTGGTAAACAGGAACTTATTAGAAAAGGGGCATTTGATGATATAGATATGAGTCTTATGTTCCATGCTCTTGATACAGGAGATAAAAAGGTTTTAGTTGGCCCTGTAAGTAATGGTTTCATTGGTAAGGAAGTTAAATTTATTGGTAAAGAAGCTCATGCTGGTTCTGCTCCTTATGAGGGAATCAATGCTTTAAATGCTGCTATGTTAGCTATAAATAATGTACATGCACAAAGAGAAACTTTCAAAGAAGCTGATAGAGTTAGATTCCATCCAATTATAACTAAAGGTGGAGATATAGTTAATGTTGTCCCTGCTGATGTTAGAATGGAAGCTTATGTTAGGGCTAGAACTATTGAAAGTCTTATAGATGCTAATAAAAAAGTTAATCGTGCTTTAATGGCTGGGGCTATGGCTGTTGGTGCTGAAATTGAGATTAAAGAGATTCCAGGGTATCTTCCTATTTTAAGACATGATTCAATGGAGAAAGTTTTAAGAGAAAATATAAATTTTATAGGAATTAAAGATGAGGAAATTATAGAAGGTGGAGATTTTACAGGCTCTTTTGATTTTGGTGATGTATCACATATTATTCCTACTTTACATCCTATGTTTGGTGGAATAACAGGAGCTTTACACACTAGAAATTACTCAATAACTGATGAAGAATTTGCTTATCTTGCCCCTGCTAAATCTTTAGCTCTTACAGTTGTAGATCTTCTTTTTGACAATGCAAAAATTGGAAAAGAAATTCTAAATAACTTTAAGCCAACTATGACTAAAAAGGAATATTTAGAGTTTTTACAATCTAATGATAAAACTATAAAAATGTAA
- the minE gene encoding cell division topological specificity factor MinE: protein MGFFDFFKKEDNNSKNIAKDRLKFVLIHDRAMLPASVLEEMKDEIIAVISKYVDIDKEALNIEVTENPENKRSTALIANIPLVAKKEKNN, encoded by the coding sequence ATGGGATTTTTTGATTTTTTTAAAAAAGAGGATAATAATTCTAAAAATATTGCTAAGGATAGATTAAAATTTGTTTTAATCCATGATAGAGCTATGTTGCCAGCAAGTGTTTTAGAAGAGATGAAAGATGAAATAATAGCAGTTATATCTAAATATGTTGATATTGACAAAGAAGCTCTAAATATAGAGGTAACTGAAAATCCAGAAAATAAAAGAAGCACAGCTTTAATAGCTAATATTCCACTAGTGGCTAAAAAAGAAAAGAATAATTAA
- the minD gene encoding septum site-determining protein MinD — MAKVYVVTSGKGGVGKTTTTANLGAGLALKGNKVLLIDTDIGLRNLDVVIGLENRIVYDLVDVIEGKCRIAQALIKDKRCSNLCLLPAAQIRDKNDINGDQMKTLIDALRNDFDYIIIDCPAGIEQGFKNAIAAADEAIVVTTPEISATRDADRIIGLLEANEIRNPKLIVNRIKMDMVKAGNMLSVEDILDILAIKLLGVVPDDENIVISTNKGEPLVYKGECLAANAYRNIVERMEGKDVPFLNLDVKLGFFEKLKMVFGK; from the coding sequence ATGGCAAAGGTGTATGTAGTGACATCAGGAAAGGGTGGAGTAGGAAAAACTACTACTACTGCTAATCTTGGAGCAGGGTTAGCTTTAAAGGGGAATAAAGTCCTTTTAATAGATACAGATATTGGATTAAGAAATCTAGATGTAGTGATTGGATTAGAAAATAGAATTGTTTATGATTTAGTTGATGTGATAGAAGGTAAATGTAGAATAGCACAAGCTTTAATAAAAGATAAAAGATGTTCAAATCTATGTCTATTACCAGCTGCTCAAATTAGAGATAAAAATGATATCAATGGAGATCAAATGAAAACTCTTATTGATGCTTTAAGAAATGACTTTGATTATATTATAATTGACTGTCCAGCAGGAATAGAACAAGGATTTAAAAATGCAATAGCTGCAGCAGATGAGGCAATAGTAGTTACAACTCCAGAAATTTCAGCTACAAGAGATGCTGATAGAATAATCGGGCTTTTAGAAGCCAATGAGATAAGAAATCCGAAACTTATAGTAAATCGTATAAAGATGGATATGGTAAAAGCAGGAAATATGTTAAGTGTAGAGGATATACTTGATATACTTGCAATTAAATTATTAGGAGTAGTTCCTGATGATGAAAATATAGTTATCTCTACAAATAAAGGAGAACCTTTAGTATATAAAGGTGAATGTTTAGCAGCTAATGCCTATAGAAATATAGTAGAAAGAATGGAAGGGAAGGATGTTCCATTTTTAAATCTAGATGTAAAGCTTGGGTTCTTTGAAAAATTAAAAATGGTTTTTGGAAAGTAG